A DNA window from Mycolicibacter hiberniae contains the following coding sequences:
- the malQ gene encoding 4-alpha-glucanotransferase, which translates to MVPEDLRRLAAAHGVATAYRNERRDLVQVDADVVIRVLGLLDVAAGSAADRQRELLRLAQGDRPGAAPSTAAVRVTGRPQPFPGAVALVGEDGQRTVVHDELPAGLPPGWYDVELRSGRRMTLAAAPPQVPQAPRAWGWMLQLYALRSARSWGIGDLADLRDWITWTAAEHGAAAVLLNPLHAPGPTHPVQPSPYTPSSRLFANPLALCIGDLGAYHRADPDTRAEVDALRVSADTARIDYDLVWAAKRAALELLWRADGRPGLAEPAGAALRDWATYCALAECHGGRWSTWPAPLHDPAGPAVAAARRELAPRIAFHAWVQQRCSEQLLAVQTAAKDAGVGVLHDLAVGVDPDGADAWALSDVLAGAASVGAPPDTFSPHGQDWRLPPWRPDRLAATGYRAVRDMLRAVLAHADGVRIDHVAGLWRLWWIPPGETPDRGTYVHYDADVMLAVLALEAHRANAVVIGEDLGTVEPEVSRALADNGILGCAVSWFVRDQSASGQPLLPPAKWPAQVAASISTHDLPTAAGFLRAEHVRARADRGLLDDVAAAQAAAEAERAEWLALLRSEGLLEPVDDTLAPDDSRIIEAMHRFLAATPCLLKLVSLYDVLADPCQPNLPGTVDQYPNWRLPLAESLEQLRGDARIARTAAVFSHRRGHQAPGR; encoded by the coding sequence GTGGTGCCCGAGGACCTACGCCGGCTGGCGGCGGCGCACGGTGTGGCCACGGCCTATCGCAATGAGCGCCGCGATTTGGTGCAGGTCGACGCCGATGTCGTGATCCGGGTGCTCGGGTTGCTCGATGTCGCGGCCGGCAGCGCAGCCGACCGGCAGCGCGAGTTGCTCCGGCTTGCACAGGGCGACCGGCCCGGGGCGGCACCGTCTACCGCCGCCGTCCGGGTGACCGGCCGGCCGCAACCATTTCCCGGAGCCGTTGCGCTGGTGGGCGAGGACGGGCAGCGCACGGTGGTGCACGACGAACTGCCCGCGGGCCTGCCGCCGGGCTGGTACGACGTGGAGCTGCGTTCGGGCCGGCGGATGACCCTGGCCGCCGCTCCCCCGCAGGTGCCGCAGGCGCCACGCGCGTGGGGATGGATGCTGCAGCTGTACGCGTTGCGGTCCGCCCGCTCCTGGGGCATCGGTGATCTGGCGGATCTGCGGGATTGGATCACGTGGACCGCCGCCGAGCACGGCGCCGCAGCGGTGCTGCTCAACCCGCTGCATGCGCCGGGGCCGACGCATCCGGTTCAGCCTTCGCCGTATACGCCGTCGAGTCGGCTGTTCGCCAACCCCCTGGCACTGTGCATCGGCGACCTCGGCGCCTACCACCGTGCCGACCCGGACACCCGCGCCGAAGTCGATGCGCTGCGTGTGTCCGCCGACACCGCGCGCATCGACTACGACCTGGTCTGGGCAGCCAAACGCGCCGCCTTGGAGTTGCTCTGGCGCGCTGACGGGCGCCCGGGACTCGCGGAACCGGCCGGCGCTGCCCTGCGTGACTGGGCCACCTACTGCGCGCTGGCCGAATGCCATGGCGGTCGCTGGTCGACATGGCCGGCGCCGCTGCACGACCCGGCCGGGCCCGCGGTGGCGGCGGCCCGGCGGGAGCTCGCGCCACGGATCGCATTTCATGCCTGGGTCCAGCAACGCTGCAGCGAGCAGCTTCTCGCGGTGCAGACCGCGGCCAAGGACGCGGGCGTGGGCGTGCTGCACGATCTGGCCGTCGGCGTCGACCCCGATGGCGCCGATGCCTGGGCCCTGTCCGACGTGCTGGCCGGTGCGGCCAGCGTCGGGGCACCGCCGGACACCTTCAGCCCGCACGGGCAGGATTGGCGGCTGCCGCCCTGGCGGCCGGACCGCCTGGCCGCCACCGGCTACCGCGCGGTGCGCGACATGCTGCGCGCCGTGCTGGCCCATGCGGACGGCGTGCGTATCGACCACGTCGCCGGGTTGTGGCGGCTGTGGTGGATCCCGCCCGGCGAGACGCCGGATCGCGGCACCTACGTCCACTACGACGCCGACGTGATGCTCGCGGTGCTGGCCCTGGAGGCGCATCGCGCCAACGCCGTCGTCATCGGTGAGGACTTGGGAACGGTCGAGCCGGAGGTCTCGCGGGCGCTGGCCGACAACGGCATACTCGGGTGCGCGGTCTCCTGGTTCGTCCGCGATCAGTCCGCCTCCGGCCAGCCGCTGCTGCCGCCGGCGAAGTGGCCGGCACAGGTGGCCGCCAGTATCTCCACCCATGACCTGCCCACCGCGGCCGGATTCTTGCGGGCGGAGCACGTGCGGGCACGCGCCGACCGGGGCCTGCTCGACGACGTCGCGGCCGCGCAGGCCGCCGCCGAGGCCGAACGGGCCGAGTGGCTGGCGCTGCTTCGGTCCGAGGGCCTGCTCGAGCCGGTAGACGACACCTTGGCCCCGGACGATTCGCGGATCATCGAGGCCATGCACCGCTTCTTGGCTGCCACGCCCTGCCTGCTGAAGCTGGTCTCGCTCTACGACGTGCTGGCCGATCCCTGCCAGCCAAACCTGCCCGGCACGGTCGACCAATACCCGAACTGGCGTCTGCCGCTGGCGGAGTCTTTGGAGCAGCTGCGCGGCGACGCGCGCATCGCGCGCACGGCGGCGGTGTTCTCCCACCGTCGAGGTCACCAAGCGCCCGGCCGGTAG